In Oreochromis niloticus isolate F11D_XX linkage group LG5, O_niloticus_UMD_NMBU, whole genome shotgun sequence, a single window of DNA contains:
- the lhfpl5a gene encoding LHFPL tetraspan subfamily member 5 protein, with amino-acid sequence MLPAQEAAKIYHTNYVRNARAMGVLWIVFTITFAVITVVVFIQPYWIGDSVNTPQAGYFGLFHYCIGNALTSELTCKGSALDFGSIPSGAFKTAMFFVGISMLLVVGSIVCLSLFFFCNAGSVYKICAWMQLASSTCMVIGCMIYPDGWDSDEVKRMCGQRTDKYTLGNCTVRWAYILAIISIMDSLILSFLAFSLGNRQDKLLPEDFQVEEKDNA; translated from the exons ATGCTTCCTGCTCAGGAGGCAGCCAAAATCTACCACACCAACTATGTGCGTAACGCCCGAGCCATGGGGGTGCTCTGGATCGTTTTCACCATCACCTTCGCCGTGATCACCGTGGTGGTGTTCATCCAGCCCTACTGGATCGGCGACAGCGTCAACACGCCGCAGGCCGGATACTTCGGCCTCTTCCACTACTGCATCGGGAACGCGCTCACCTCAGAGCTCACCTGCAAAGGGAGCGCGCTGGACTTTGGCTCCATCCCGTCCGGCGCATTCAAGACGGCCATGTTCTTCGTGGGGATCTCCATGCTGCTGGTGGTGGGCAGCATCGTCTGCCTcagcctcttcttcttctgcaacGCGGGCAGCGTCTACAAGATCTGTGCCTGGATGCAGCTGGCTTCCA GTACGTGCATGGTGATCGGCTGCATGATCTATCCTGACGGCTGGGACTCGGACGAGGTGAAGCGCATGTGCGGCCAGCGGACTGACAAGTACACGCTGGGCAACTGCACAGTGCGCTGGGCCTACATCCTGGCCATCATCAGCATCATGGACTCCCTCATCCTCTCCTTTTTGGCCTTCAGCCTGGGCAATAGACAGGACAAGCTGCTGCCCGAAGACTTCCAGGTGGAGGAAAAAG ATAACGCATAG
- the srpk1b gene encoding SRSF protein kinase 1b isoform X2 → MERKVLAMQARKKRTKPRKPGKKPEPHGRGGGSQPGQAESPLPEQDEEILGSDDDEQEDPNDYCRGGYHHVRIGDLFNGRYHVIRKLGWGHFSTVWLAWDIQEKCFVAMKVVKSAEHYTETALDEIKLLKSVRNTDPSDPYREKVVQLLDDFKISGMNGTHVCMVFEVLGYHLLKWIIKSNYQGLPSPCVKSIIRQVLQGLDYLHTKCKIIHTDIKPENILLTVNEPYIKKMAAEATQWQKTGTAPPSGSAVSTAPASKPTAKMSKNKKKKMKKKQKKQAEMQEKRIHEMEGGALPDTREEEDDEETTENTEDTSSATLSTSATLQDITNHTNADLTPEEQSAHMSGLNEQREVTADEENRMEFNCNGHAATPENETSLEVQGTEQCTEEQEDQQDAKQPESNKETDNACCNKEERPSCNGNSDTEQQRPPASLSPDSVTVELKEGDKIEEEMDTLKETKRENEDENSQDGASGSMLVNPLDPLNADKLQVKIADLGNACWVHKHFTDDIQTRQYRSLEVLIGAGYSTPADIWSTACMAFELATGDYLFEPHSGEDYSRDEDHIALIIELLGKVPRKLILAGKYSKEFFTKKGDLRHITKLKPWGLFDVLVEKYEWSKEEAHSFSSFLLPMLDLVPERRATAAQCLSHPWLSS, encoded by the exons ATGGAAAGAAAAG TATTAGCGATGCAAGCAAGGAAGAAGAGGACAAAGCCCCGGAAACCTGGCAAAAA ACCAGAGCCTCATGGCCGTGGAGGCGGCTCTCAGCCAGGTCAGGCAGAGTCTCCGTTACCAGAGCAGGATGAAGAGATCTTGGGCTCTGATGACGATGAACAGGAGGACCCCAATGACTACTGCAGGG GTGGATATCACCATGTGAGGATTGGAGATCTGTTCAATGGGAGATACCATGTGATCCGTAAGCTTGGCTGGGGTCACTTCTCCACTGTGTGGCTGGCCTGGGATATCCA GGAAAAGTGCTTCGTGGCCATGAAGGTTGTAAAAAGTGCTGAACAttacactgagactgctctgGATGAAATCAAGCTGCTGAAATCA GTGAGAAACACAGATCCCAGTGACCCCTACAGAGAGAAAGTAGTGCAGCTGCTAGATGACTTCAAAATTTCTGGCATGAATGGAACTC ATGTGTGTATGGTCTTTGAAGTACTCGGGTACCACCTGCTGAAGTGGATTATTAAGTCGAATTATCAAGGGCTGCCTTCGCCCTGTGTTAAAAGCATCATACGACAG GTTCTGCAGGGTTTAGACTATCTCCACACCAAGTGTAAGATCATACACACAGACATCAAACCGGAGAACATTCTGCTCACTGTGAATGAGCCCTACATCAAGAAGATGGCTGCTGAAGCTACTCAGTGGCAGAAGACTGGCACCGCACCTCCCTCGGGTTCTGCAG TGAGTACAGCCCCAGCTTCCAAACCA ACGGCCAAAATgtcaaagaacaaaaagaagaagatgaagaagaagcaaaaaaagCAGGCTGAGATGCAGGAAAAGAGGATACACGAGATGGAGGGAGGAGCATTACCCGACACCCGAGAAGAGGAGGATGACGAGGAGACTACGGAGAACACTGAAGATACGTCCTCAGCCACTCTTTCTACGTCTGCCACGCTGCAAGACATCACTAACCATACTAACGCAG ACTTGACTCCCGAAGAGCAGTCTGCTCATATGTCAGGGCTAAATGAACAGAGGGAGGTTACGGCTGATGAGGAGAACAGAATGGAGTTCAACTGCAACGGCCACGCCGCCACACCGGAGAATGAGACCAGTCTAGAGGTTCAAGGGACCGAGCAATGTACAGAGGAACAGGAGGATCAACAGGATGCAAAGCAACCAGAAAGCAATAAAGAGACCGACAATGCATGTTGTAACAAAGAAGAGCGGCCATCCTGTAACGGAAACTCTGATACCGAACAGCAACGTCCCCCTGCTTCACTCAGTCCAGACTCTGTCACTGTAGAGCTAAAAGAGGGAGACAAGATAGAGGAGGAGATGGACACTCTAAAGGAGACcaaaagagaaaatgaagaCGAGAACAGCCAGGATG GAGCATCAGGCAGCATGTTAGTAAACCCCCTGGACCCTCTCAATGCTGACAAATTGCAGGTTAAGATTGCTGACCTCGGCAATGCCTGCTGGGTG cACAAACATTTCACAGATGACATCCAGACACGGCAGTACCGCTCTCTTGAGGTGTTGATAGGAGCCGGCTATAGCACACCAGcagacatctggagcacagcCTGCATG GCCTTTGAGCTGGCTACTGGAGATTACCTGTTTGAACCCCACTCTGGAGAAGACTACTCCAGAGATGAAG ATCACATAGCGCTGATCATCGAGCTGCTAGGCAAAGTCCCTCGGAAGCTGATCTTGGCAGGCAAATACTCCAAGGAGTTTTTCACCAAGAAAG GCGATCTCCGGCACATCACCAAGTTGAAGCCTTGGGGTCTGTTTGATGTTCTGGTAGAAAAGTATGAGTGGTCCAAAGAGGAGGCCCACTCTTTCAGCAGCTTCCTGCTTCCCATGCTGGACTTGGTGCCTGAAAGAAGAGCCACCGCAGCCCAGTGCCTCTCCCACCCATGGCTCTCATCCTAG
- the srpk1b gene encoding SRSF protein kinase 1b isoform X1, producing the protein MWLLDWIFSINSAVVKLASGLTCKPEPHGRGGGSQPGQAESPLPEQDEEILGSDDDEQEDPNDYCRGGYHHVRIGDLFNGRYHVIRKLGWGHFSTVWLAWDIQEKCFVAMKVVKSAEHYTETALDEIKLLKSVRNTDPSDPYREKVVQLLDDFKISGMNGTHVCMVFEVLGYHLLKWIIKSNYQGLPSPCVKSIIRQVLQGLDYLHTKCKIIHTDIKPENILLTVNEPYIKKMAAEATQWQKTGTAPPSGSAVSTAPASKPTAKMSKNKKKKMKKKQKKQAEMQEKRIHEMEGGALPDTREEEDDEETTENTEDTSSATLSTSATLQDITNHTNADLTPEEQSAHMSGLNEQREVTADEENRMEFNCNGHAATPENETSLEVQGTEQCTEEQEDQQDAKQPESNKETDNACCNKEERPSCNGNSDTEQQRPPASLSPDSVTVELKEGDKIEEEMDTLKETKRENEDENSQDGASGSMLVNPLDPLNADKLQVKIADLGNACWVHKHFTDDIQTRQYRSLEVLIGAGYSTPADIWSTACMAFELATGDYLFEPHSGEDYSRDEDHIALIIELLGKVPRKLILAGKYSKEFFTKKGDLRHITKLKPWGLFDVLVEKYEWSKEEAHSFSSFLLPMLDLVPERRATAAQCLSHPWLSS; encoded by the exons ATGTGGCTTCTGGACTGGATCTTCTCCATCAATTCAGCTGTAGTGAAGCTTGCCAGCGGTCTAACATGCAA ACCAGAGCCTCATGGCCGTGGAGGCGGCTCTCAGCCAGGTCAGGCAGAGTCTCCGTTACCAGAGCAGGATGAAGAGATCTTGGGCTCTGATGACGATGAACAGGAGGACCCCAATGACTACTGCAGGG GTGGATATCACCATGTGAGGATTGGAGATCTGTTCAATGGGAGATACCATGTGATCCGTAAGCTTGGCTGGGGTCACTTCTCCACTGTGTGGCTGGCCTGGGATATCCA GGAAAAGTGCTTCGTGGCCATGAAGGTTGTAAAAAGTGCTGAACAttacactgagactgctctgGATGAAATCAAGCTGCTGAAATCA GTGAGAAACACAGATCCCAGTGACCCCTACAGAGAGAAAGTAGTGCAGCTGCTAGATGACTTCAAAATTTCTGGCATGAATGGAACTC ATGTGTGTATGGTCTTTGAAGTACTCGGGTACCACCTGCTGAAGTGGATTATTAAGTCGAATTATCAAGGGCTGCCTTCGCCCTGTGTTAAAAGCATCATACGACAG GTTCTGCAGGGTTTAGACTATCTCCACACCAAGTGTAAGATCATACACACAGACATCAAACCGGAGAACATTCTGCTCACTGTGAATGAGCCCTACATCAAGAAGATGGCTGCTGAAGCTACTCAGTGGCAGAAGACTGGCACCGCACCTCCCTCGGGTTCTGCAG TGAGTACAGCCCCAGCTTCCAAACCA ACGGCCAAAATgtcaaagaacaaaaagaagaagatgaagaagaagcaaaaaaagCAGGCTGAGATGCAGGAAAAGAGGATACACGAGATGGAGGGAGGAGCATTACCCGACACCCGAGAAGAGGAGGATGACGAGGAGACTACGGAGAACACTGAAGATACGTCCTCAGCCACTCTTTCTACGTCTGCCACGCTGCAAGACATCACTAACCATACTAACGCAG ACTTGACTCCCGAAGAGCAGTCTGCTCATATGTCAGGGCTAAATGAACAGAGGGAGGTTACGGCTGATGAGGAGAACAGAATGGAGTTCAACTGCAACGGCCACGCCGCCACACCGGAGAATGAGACCAGTCTAGAGGTTCAAGGGACCGAGCAATGTACAGAGGAACAGGAGGATCAACAGGATGCAAAGCAACCAGAAAGCAATAAAGAGACCGACAATGCATGTTGTAACAAAGAAGAGCGGCCATCCTGTAACGGAAACTCTGATACCGAACAGCAACGTCCCCCTGCTTCACTCAGTCCAGACTCTGTCACTGTAGAGCTAAAAGAGGGAGACAAGATAGAGGAGGAGATGGACACTCTAAAGGAGACcaaaagagaaaatgaagaCGAGAACAGCCAGGATG GAGCATCAGGCAGCATGTTAGTAAACCCCCTGGACCCTCTCAATGCTGACAAATTGCAGGTTAAGATTGCTGACCTCGGCAATGCCTGCTGGGTG cACAAACATTTCACAGATGACATCCAGACACGGCAGTACCGCTCTCTTGAGGTGTTGATAGGAGCCGGCTATAGCACACCAGcagacatctggagcacagcCTGCATG GCCTTTGAGCTGGCTACTGGAGATTACCTGTTTGAACCCCACTCTGGAGAAGACTACTCCAGAGATGAAG ATCACATAGCGCTGATCATCGAGCTGCTAGGCAAAGTCCCTCGGAAGCTGATCTTGGCAGGCAAATACTCCAAGGAGTTTTTCACCAAGAAAG GCGATCTCCGGCACATCACCAAGTTGAAGCCTTGGGGTCTGTTTGATGTTCTGGTAGAAAAGTATGAGTGGTCCAAAGAGGAGGCCCACTCTTTCAGCAGCTTCCTGCTTCCCATGCTGGACTTGGTGCCTGAAAGAAGAGCCACCGCAGCCCAGTGCCTCTCCCACCCATGGCTCTCATCCTAG
- the srpk1b gene encoding SRSF protein kinase 1b isoform X3, producing the protein MGIRASCRPEPHGRGGGSQPGQAESPLPEQDEEILGSDDDEQEDPNDYCRGGYHHVRIGDLFNGRYHVIRKLGWGHFSTVWLAWDIQEKCFVAMKVVKSAEHYTETALDEIKLLKSVRNTDPSDPYREKVVQLLDDFKISGMNGTHVCMVFEVLGYHLLKWIIKSNYQGLPSPCVKSIIRQVLQGLDYLHTKCKIIHTDIKPENILLTVNEPYIKKMAAEATQWQKTGTAPPSGSAVSTAPASKPTAKMSKNKKKKMKKKQKKQAEMQEKRIHEMEGGALPDTREEEDDEETTENTEDTSSATLSTSATLQDITNHTNADLTPEEQSAHMSGLNEQREVTADEENRMEFNCNGHAATPENETSLEVQGTEQCTEEQEDQQDAKQPESNKETDNACCNKEERPSCNGNSDTEQQRPPASLSPDSVTVELKEGDKIEEEMDTLKETKRENEDENSQDGASGSMLVNPLDPLNADKLQVKIADLGNACWVHKHFTDDIQTRQYRSLEVLIGAGYSTPADIWSTACMAFELATGDYLFEPHSGEDYSRDEDHIALIIELLGKVPRKLILAGKYSKEFFTKKGDLRHITKLKPWGLFDVLVEKYEWSKEEAHSFSSFLLPMLDLVPERRATAAQCLSHPWLSS; encoded by the exons ATGGGTATCCGTGCATCTTGCAG ACCAGAGCCTCATGGCCGTGGAGGCGGCTCTCAGCCAGGTCAGGCAGAGTCTCCGTTACCAGAGCAGGATGAAGAGATCTTGGGCTCTGATGACGATGAACAGGAGGACCCCAATGACTACTGCAGGG GTGGATATCACCATGTGAGGATTGGAGATCTGTTCAATGGGAGATACCATGTGATCCGTAAGCTTGGCTGGGGTCACTTCTCCACTGTGTGGCTGGCCTGGGATATCCA GGAAAAGTGCTTCGTGGCCATGAAGGTTGTAAAAAGTGCTGAACAttacactgagactgctctgGATGAAATCAAGCTGCTGAAATCA GTGAGAAACACAGATCCCAGTGACCCCTACAGAGAGAAAGTAGTGCAGCTGCTAGATGACTTCAAAATTTCTGGCATGAATGGAACTC ATGTGTGTATGGTCTTTGAAGTACTCGGGTACCACCTGCTGAAGTGGATTATTAAGTCGAATTATCAAGGGCTGCCTTCGCCCTGTGTTAAAAGCATCATACGACAG GTTCTGCAGGGTTTAGACTATCTCCACACCAAGTGTAAGATCATACACACAGACATCAAACCGGAGAACATTCTGCTCACTGTGAATGAGCCCTACATCAAGAAGATGGCTGCTGAAGCTACTCAGTGGCAGAAGACTGGCACCGCACCTCCCTCGGGTTCTGCAG TGAGTACAGCCCCAGCTTCCAAACCA ACGGCCAAAATgtcaaagaacaaaaagaagaagatgaagaagaagcaaaaaaagCAGGCTGAGATGCAGGAAAAGAGGATACACGAGATGGAGGGAGGAGCATTACCCGACACCCGAGAAGAGGAGGATGACGAGGAGACTACGGAGAACACTGAAGATACGTCCTCAGCCACTCTTTCTACGTCTGCCACGCTGCAAGACATCACTAACCATACTAACGCAG ACTTGACTCCCGAAGAGCAGTCTGCTCATATGTCAGGGCTAAATGAACAGAGGGAGGTTACGGCTGATGAGGAGAACAGAATGGAGTTCAACTGCAACGGCCACGCCGCCACACCGGAGAATGAGACCAGTCTAGAGGTTCAAGGGACCGAGCAATGTACAGAGGAACAGGAGGATCAACAGGATGCAAAGCAACCAGAAAGCAATAAAGAGACCGACAATGCATGTTGTAACAAAGAAGAGCGGCCATCCTGTAACGGAAACTCTGATACCGAACAGCAACGTCCCCCTGCTTCACTCAGTCCAGACTCTGTCACTGTAGAGCTAAAAGAGGGAGACAAGATAGAGGAGGAGATGGACACTCTAAAGGAGACcaaaagagaaaatgaagaCGAGAACAGCCAGGATG GAGCATCAGGCAGCATGTTAGTAAACCCCCTGGACCCTCTCAATGCTGACAAATTGCAGGTTAAGATTGCTGACCTCGGCAATGCCTGCTGGGTG cACAAACATTTCACAGATGACATCCAGACACGGCAGTACCGCTCTCTTGAGGTGTTGATAGGAGCCGGCTATAGCACACCAGcagacatctggagcacagcCTGCATG GCCTTTGAGCTGGCTACTGGAGATTACCTGTTTGAACCCCACTCTGGAGAAGACTACTCCAGAGATGAAG ATCACATAGCGCTGATCATCGAGCTGCTAGGCAAAGTCCCTCGGAAGCTGATCTTGGCAGGCAAATACTCCAAGGAGTTTTTCACCAAGAAAG GCGATCTCCGGCACATCACCAAGTTGAAGCCTTGGGGTCTGTTTGATGTTCTGGTAGAAAAGTATGAGTGGTCCAAAGAGGAGGCCCACTCTTTCAGCAGCTTCCTGCTTCCCATGCTGGACTTGGTGCCTGAAAGAAGAGCCACCGCAGCCCAGTGCCTCTCCCACCCATGGCTCTCATCCTAG